One Microtus pennsylvanicus isolate mMicPen1 chromosome 3, mMicPen1.hap1, whole genome shotgun sequence DNA window includes the following coding sequences:
- the Cspg4 gene encoding chondroitin sulfate proteoglycan 4 produces the protein MLLGPGHPLSAPALTLALTLALLVRSASPASFFGENHLEVPVPTALTRADLLLQFSTPQPDALLLLAAGQADHLLLQLFSGCLQVRLVLDQKEMKLQTPTDIVLSDSAPHTIVFTVSDGLAVLSVDGILNTSAPIPKAHLEVTYGLFVGGSGSLDLPYLKGISRPLRGCLHSATLNGRNLLRPLTPDVHEGCAEEFSAGDDVGLGFSGPRSLATFSAWSTQKEGTLEFTLTTRSQQAPLAFQAGDQRGNFIYVDIFEGHLRAVVEMGQGTMLLRNSVPVADGQPHEVSVHIDAHRLEISVDQYPTRTFNRGVLSYLEPRGGLLLGGLDAEASRHLQERRLGLTPGAVNISLVGCIEDFSINGRRQGLRDAWLTRDMAAGCRLEEDEYEEEAYGPYGTFSTLAPEAWPAMELPEPCIPEPGLPPVFANFTQLLTISPLVVAEGGTAWLEWRHVQPTLDLMEAELRKSQVLFSVSQNARHGELELDIPGAQTRKMFTLLDVVNRKVRFVHDGSEDTSDQLMLEVSVTARAPVPSCLRRGQIYILPIQVNPVNDPPRVVFPHGSLMVILEHTQKPLGPEIFQAYDPDSACEGITIQLLGVATGVPVEHRDQPGEAATEFSCRELEAGNIVYVHRGGPAQDLTFRLSDGMQASAPATLKVVAVRPAIQILHNTGLHLAQGSAATILPANLSVETNAVGQDVSVLFRVTGTLQFGELQKQGAGGVEGTEWWDTLAFHQRDVEQGRVRYLSTDPQHHTEDTVEELTLEVQVGQETLSNLSFPVTIQRATIWMLRLEPLHTQNPHQETLTLAHLEASLEGEAGPYPHTFRYELVQAPRKGNLQLQGTRLSDGQSFSQSDLQAGRVTYRATMRTSKAADDSFRFRVTSPPHFSPLYTFPIHIGGDPNAPVLTNVLLMVPEGGEGVLSANHLFVKSLNSASYLYEVMEQPHHGRLAWKEPKDKATPVTSFTNEDLLLGRLVYQHDDSETTEDDIPFVATHQGEGSGDMAWEEVRGVFRVAIQPVNDHAPVQTVSRIFHVARGGQRLLTTDDVAFSDADSGFTDAQLVLTRKDLLFGSIVAMEEPTRPIYRFTQEDLRKKQVLFVHSGADHGWLQLQVSDGQHQATAMLEVQASEPYLHVANNSSLVVPQGGQGTIDTAVLHLDTNLDIRSGNEVHYHVTAGPHWGQLLRDGQSVTSFTQRDLLDGAILYSHNGSLNPHDSLAFSVAAGPVHTDTILQVTIALEGPLAPLQLVQHKKIYVFQGEAAEIRRDQLEVAQEAVLPADIMFSLRSPPSAGYLVMVSHGASADEPPSLDPVQSFSQEAVNSGRVLYLHSRPGAWSDSFSLDVTSGLGDPLEGIFVELEVLPTVIPLEGQNFSVPEGGTRTLAPPLLQITGSYFPTLPGLLLQVLEPPQHGALQKEDQPRDGSLSTFSWREVEEQLIRYVHDGSETPTDSFVLVANASEMDRQSQPMAFTVTILPVNDQPPVLSTNTGLQIWEGATVPIPPEALRGTDNDSGPEDLVYIIQQPSNGRIALRAAPDTEVRRFTQAQLDSGLVLFSHRGALEGGFHFDLSDGAHTSPGHFFRVVAQKQVLLSLEGSRKLTVCPESVQPLSSQNLRASSSTGTDPRHLLYRVVRGPQLGRLFHAQQGSAEEALVNFTQAEVNAGNILYEHEMSPEPFWEAHDTIGLLLSSPPARDVAATLAVVVSFDAACPQRPSRLWRNKGLWVPEGQRAKITMASLDASNLLASVPASQRSRHDVLFQVTQFPTRGQLLVSEEPLHARRPHFLQSELAAGQLVYAHGGGGTQQDGFRFRAHLQGPTGAPVAGPQTSEAFAITVRDVNERPPQPQASIPLRVTRGSRAPVSRAQLSVVDPDSAPGEIEYEVQRAPHNGFLSLAGDNAGPVTHFTQADVDAGRLAFVANGSSVTGVFQLSMSDGASPPIPMSLAVDVLPSTIEVQLRAPLEVPQALGRSSLSRQQLQVISDREEPDVAYRLTQGPLYGQLLVGGQPASAFSQMQVDQGEVVFAFTNFSSSQDHFKVLALARGVNASATVNVTVQALLHVWAGGPWPQGTTLRLDPTVLDASELANRTGSMPHFRLLAGPRYGRVVRVSQARAEPRSNRLVEHFTQQDLEEGRLGLEVGRPEGRSTGPTSDSLTLELWARGVPPAVTLLDFATEPYHAAKAYSVALLTVPNAPRTETEKLGRNTPTGQPGPAASSPVPTVARSGFLGFLEANMFSVIIPVCLVLLLLALILPLLFYLRKRNKTGKHDVQVLTAKPRNGLAGDTETFRKVEPGQAIPLTTVPGQGPPPGGQPDPELLQFCRTPNPALRNGQYWV, from the exons ccTCCTTCTTTGGGGAAAACCACCTGGAGGTGCCCGTGCCCACAGCCCTGACCAGAGCAGACTTGCTGCTCCAGTTCTCCACACCTCAGCCCGATGCCCTGCTTCTCTTGGCAGCAGGCCAAGCTGACCACCTCCTGCTCCAGCTCTTCTCTGGATGCCTGCAG GTCAGACTCGTCCTGGACCAAAAGGAGATGAAGCTGCAGACCCCAACAGACATAGTGCTGAGTGATTCTGCCCCCCACACCATAGTGTTTACTGTCTCTGACGGCTTGGCTGTGCTGTCTGTTGATGGGATTCTAAACACCTCGGCCCCAATCCCAAAAGCCCACCTGGAGGTCACCTATGGGCTCTTTGTGGGGGGCTCTGGAAGCCTTGACTTGCCTTACCTGAAGGGAATCAGCCGACCCCTGAGGGGCTGCCTCCACTCAGCCACTCTCAATGGCCGCAACCTTCTCCGTCCACTAACTCCTGACGTTCATGAAGGTTGTGCTGAAGAATTCTCTGCTGGTGACGACGTGGGCCTGGGCTTCTCTGGACCCCGCTCGCTCGCTACCTTCTCTGCCTGGAGCACTCAGAAGGAAGGCACACTGGAGTTTACCCTTACAACGCGGAGTCAGCAAGCCCCCTTGGCCTTCCAAGCAGGGGACCAACGTGGCAACTTCATCTACGTGGACATATTCGAGGGCCACTTGCGGGCTGTGgttgaaatgggccaaggcaccATGCTGCTTCGTAACAGCGTGCCTGTGGCCGACGGGCAGCCCCACGAGGTCAGCGTACACATAGATGCTCACCGGCTGGAGATCTCTGTGGACCAGTACCCTACACGCACTTTCAACCGCGGGGTCCTCAGCTACCTGGAACCACGTGGCGGTCTACTCCTTGGGGGCCTGGACGCAGAGGCCTCTCGCCACCTCCAAGAACGCCGTCTAGGCCTGACACCAGGGGCTGTCAATATCTCCCTGGTAGGCTGCATAGAAGACTTCAGTATTAACGGCAGAAGGCAGGGCCTCCGGGATGCCTGGTTGACCCGTGACATGGCAGCAGGCTGCAGGCTTGAGGAAGATGAATACGAGGAAGAGGCCTACGGCCCATATGGAACTTTCTCCACCCTGGCACCAGAAGCCTGGCCAGCCATGGAACTGCCAGAGCCGTGCATCCCCGAGCCAGGACTGCCTCCTGTCTTTGCCAACTTCACCCAGCTGCTTACCATTAGCCCGCTGGTGGTGGCCGAGGGTGGCACAGCATGGCTGGAGTGGAGGCACGTGCAGCCCACACTGGACCTGATGGAGGCAGAGCTTCGCAAGTCCCAGGTGCTGTTCAGTGTGAGCCAGAATGCACGCCATGGCGAGCTGGAGCTCGACATCCCAGGAGCCCAGACCAGGAAGATGTTCACCCTGTTGGACGTGGTGAACCGGAAGGTCCGCTTTGTTCATGATGGCTCTGAGGACACCTCTGACCAGCTGATGCTGGAGGTGTCCGTGACCGCTCGAGCCCCTGTCCCCTCCTGCCTTCGAAGAGGCCAGATTTACATTCTACCCATCCAGGTGAACCCTGTCAATGACCCACCCCGCGTTGTCTTCCCGCACGGCAGCCTCATGGTGATCCtggaacacacacagaaacctctGGGACCTGAGATTTTCCAAGCCTATGATCCAGACTCTGCCTGCGAGGGTATCACCATCCAGCTCCTTGGTGTCGCCACTGGTGTCCCTGTGGAGCACAGGGACCAGCCTGGAGAGGCAGCCACTGAGTTTTCCTGTCGGGAACTGGAGGCAGGCAACATAGTCTACGTCCACCGTGGCGGGCCTGCCCAGGACCTGACGTTCCGGCTCAGTGATGGGATGCAGGCCAGCGCTCCAGCTACGCTGAAGGTAGTGGCTGTCCGGCCGGCCATACAGATCCTCCACAACACGGGGCTGCACCTAGCCCAGGGCTCCGCTGCAACCATCTTGCCTGCCAATCTGTCCGTAGAAACAAATGCAGTGGGACAGGATGTGAGCGTGCTGTTCCGAGTCACCGGCACCCTGCAGTTTGGGGAGCTGCAGAAGCAGGGGGCAGGAGGGGTGGAGGGCACTGAGTGGTGGGACACACTGGCGTTCCACCAGCGAGATGTGGAACAAGGCCGCGTGAGGTACCTGAGCACTGACCCacaacaccacacagaagacaccgTGGAGGAGCTGACCTTGGAGGTACAGGTGGGCCAGGAGACCCTGAGCAACCTGTCTTTCCCCGTGACCATCCAGAGGGCTACAATATGGATGCTGCGGCTTGAGCCTCTGCATACCCAGAACCCTCATCAGGAGACCCTCACCCTCGCCCACCTCGAGGCTTCCCTGGAGGGGGAGGCAGGCCCGTACCCTCACACCTTCCGCTACGAGTTGGTCCAGGCCCCCCGGAAAGGCAACCTGCAGCTCCAGGGTACAAGGCTATCAGATGGCCAGAGCTTTAGCCAGAGTGACCTGCAGGCTGGTCGCGTGACCTACAGGGCCACCATGCGGACCTCTAAGGCAGCGGATGACTCTTTCCGTTTCCGTGTGACATCCCCACCGCATTTCTCCCCACTTTATACTTTCCCCATCCACATTGGTGGTGACCCGAACGCTCCTGTCCTCACTAACGTCCTCCTCATGGTACccgagggaggggagggagtccTGTCTGCTAACCACCTCTTCGTCAAGAGTCTCAACAGTGCCAGCTATCTCTACGAGGTTATGGAGCAGCCCCACCATGGCAGGCTGGCTTGGAAGGAACCGAAGGACAAGGCCACCCCAGTGACCTCCTTCACTAATGAGGACCTGCTGCTTGGCCGGCTGGTCTACCAGCACGATGACTCCGAGACCACCGAGGATGACATCCCATTTGTGGCCACACACCAGGGCGAGGGAAGTGGTGACATGGCCTGGGAGGAGGTGCGCGGTGTCTTCCGAGTGGCCATCCAGCCTGTGAATGACCACGCCCCTGTGCAGACCGTCAGCCGCATCTTCCATGTGGCCCGGGGTGGACAGCGGCTGCTGACCACAGACGACGTGGCTTTCAGTGACGCTGACTCGGGTTTCACCGATGCTCAGCTGGTGCTGACCCGCAAGGACCTCCTCTTTGGCAGCATCGTGGCTATGGAGGAACCCACACGGCCCATCTACCGCTTCACCCAGGAGGACCTCAGGAAGAAGCAAGTCCTGTTCGTGCACTCAGGGGCTGACCATGGCTGGCTCCAGCTGCAGGTGTCTGATGGGCAACACCAAGCCACTGCCATGCTGGAGGTGCAGGCCTCAGAGCCCTACCTTCACGTAGCCAACAATTCTAGTCTTGTGGTTCCTCAAGGAGGCCAGGGTACCATCGACACAGCTGTGCTCCACCTGGACACCAACCTGGACATTCGAAGTGGAAATGAAGTCCACTACCACGTAACAGCTGGCCCTCACTGGGGACAGCTGCTCCGGGATGGCCAGTCAGTCACCTCCTTCACTCAACGGGACCTGCTGGATGGAGCCATTCTCTACAGTCACAATGGCAGCCTCAACCCCCACGACTCCCTGGCCTTCTCTGTAGCAGCAGGGCCAGTGCACACTGACACCATATTACAAGTGACCATTGCCCTGGAGGGCCCCCTGGCCCCACTACAACTGGTCCAGCACAAAAAGATCTACGTCTTCCAGGGGGAAGCAGCTGAGATCAGAAGGGACCAGCTAGAG GTAGCCCAGGAGGCAGTGCTGCCCGCGGACATCATGTTCTCGCTGAGGAGCCCCCCGAGCGCCGGCTACCTGGTGATGGTGTCCCACGGTGCTTCAGCGGATGAGCCGCCCAGCCTGGACCCTGTGCAGAGCTTCTCCCAGGAGGCAGTGAACTCAGGCAGGGTTCTCTACCTGCACTCTCGTCCTGGAGCCTGGAGTGATTCCTTCTCTCTGGATGTGACCTCAGGCCTGGGTGACCCTCTTGAGGGCATCTTTGTGGAGCTGGAGGTGTTGCCCACAGTCATCCCCCTGGAGGGGCAAAACTTCAGCGTTCCTGAAGGTGGTACCCGTACCCTGGCCCCTCCACTGCTCCAAATCACTGGGTCTTACTTCCCCACACTGCCAGGCCTCCTCCTCCAGGTGCTAGAACCACCCCAGCACGGGGCCCTGCAGAAGGAGGACCAACCTCGAGACGGGAGCCTCAGTACCTTCTCCTGGAGAGAG GTGGAAGAGCAGCTGATCCGCTATGTGCATGATGGAAGTGAGACACCAACAGACAGCTTTGTCCTGGTGGCCAATGCCTCGGAGATGGATCGCCAGAGCCAGCCCATGGCCTTCACCGTGACCATCCTGCCTGTTAATGACCAACCACCTGTCCTCAGCACAAACACAGGCCTGCAG ATCTGGGAGGGGGCCACTGTGCCCATCCCTCCTGAGGCCCTCAGGGGCACAGACAATGACTCGGGGCCGGAAGACCTGGTCTACATCATCCAGCAACCCAGCAATGGACGGATAGCGCTGAGGGCGGCTCCAGACACAGAGGTCCGCCGCTTCACACAGGCCCAGCTGGACAGTGGGCTTGTGCTGTTCTCACACAGAG GAGCCCTGGAAGGCGGCTTCCACTTCGACCTCTCTGATGGTGCACACACTTCGCCTGGACATTTCTTCCGAGTGGTGGCCCAGAAGCAAGTGCTTCTCTCCTTGGAGGGCAGCCGGAAGTTAACTGTCTGTCCAG AGTCTGTGCAGCCCCTCAGCAGCCAGAACCTGAGAGCCAGCTCCAGCACGGGCACTGACCCCCGGCACCTGCTCTACCGGGTGGTCAGAGGCCCCCAGCTTGGCCGACTGTTCCATGCCCAACAAGGCAGTGCAGAGGAGGCCTTGGTGAACTTCACCCAGGCCGAG GTGAATGCTGGGAATATTCTGTACGAGCATGAGATGTCTCCTGAGCCCTTCTGGGAAGCCCATGACACCATTGGTCTCCTGCTGTCCTCACCACCTGCCAGGGATGTGGCTGCCACCCTTGCTGTGGTTGTGTCTTTCGATGCTGCCTGTCCCCAGCGCCCCAGCCGCCTCTGGAGAAACAAAG gtctctgggtcccTGAGGGCCAGCGGGCCAAGATCACCATGGCTTCCCTCGATGCCTCCAACCTCCTAGCGAGTGTCCCGGCATCTCAGCGCTCTCGGCATGATGTGCTCTTCCAGGTCACACAGTTCCCCACCCGGGGCCAGCTGTTGGTGTCTGAGGAGCCACTCCACGCGAGGAGGCCCCACTTCCTGCAATCTGAACTGGCTGCAGGACAGCTGGTATATGCCCATGGTGGTGGGGGCACCCAGCAGGATGGCTTCCGCTTCCGCGCCCATCTCCAGGGGCCAACAGGAGCTCCTGTGGCAGGACCCCAAACCTCCGAGGCCTTTGCCATCACTGTGCGGGATGTGAATGAGCGGCCCCCTCAACCACAGGCCTCCATTCCACTCCGGGTCACCAGGGGCTCCCGAGCCCCTGTCTCTCGAGCCCAGCTGAGTGTAGTAGACCCAGACTCGGCTCCAGGGGAGATTGAGTATGAAGTACAGCGGGCACCCCACAATGGCTTCCTGAGCCTGGCTGGGGACAACGCTGGGCCCGTGACCCACTTCACACAGGCTGACGTGGATGCAGGGCGGCTGGCCTTTGTGGCAAATGGGAGCAGTGTGACCGGCGTTTTCCAGCTGAGCATGTCTGATGGAGCCAGCCCCCCGATACCCATGTCCCTGGCTGTGGACGTCTTGCCGTCCACCATTGAGGTGCAGCTGCGAGCACCCCTGGAGGTGCCCCAAGCTTTAGGGCGCTCCTCACTGAGCCGACAGCAGCTCCAGGTGATTTCAGATCGCGAGGAGCCAGATGTAGCTTATCGCCTCACTCAGGGGCCCCTGTACGGGCAGCTACTAGTGGGTgggcagcctgcctctgccttcagtcaGATGCAGGTAGACCAGGGGGAAGTGGTCTTTGCCTTCACCAACTTCTCCTCCTCTCAGGATCACTTCAAAGTCCTGGCTCTGGCTAGGGGTGTAAATGCATCAGCCACCGTGAATGTCACAGTGCAGGCTCTGTTGCATGTGTGGGCAGGTGGGCCGTGGCCTCAGGGTACCACCCTGCGCCTCGACCCCACTGTGCTAGATGCCAGTGAGCTGGCCAACCGCACAGGCAGTATGCCCCACTTCCGGCTCCTGGCTGGACCCCGATATGGCCGTGTGGTTCGTGTGTCCCAAGCCCGCGCAGAACCGAGGAGCAACCGGCTTGTGGAGCATTTCACTCAGCAGGACCTGGAAGAGGGAAGGCTGGGTCTAGAGGTGGGCAGGCCAGAGGGTAGATCCACGGGCCCAACAAGTGACAGTCTTACTTTGGAGCTGTGGGCAAGGGGTGTCCCACCCGCAGTGACCTTGTTGGACTTTGCCACCGAACCTTACCATGCAGCCAAGGCCTACAGTGTGGCCCTGCTCACTGTTCCCAATGCTCCtcggacagaaacagagaaactagGAAGAAATACCCCTACTGGCCAGCCAGGCCCAGCAGCATCCAGCCCTGTGCCCACTGTGGCCAGGAGCGGTTTCCTGGGCTTCCTAGAGGCCAACATGTTCAGTGTCATCATCCCTGTGTGCCTGGTCCTCCTGCTCCTGGCCCTCATCTTGCCCCTGCTCTTCTACCTCCGCAAACGCAACAAGACAGGCAAGCATGATGTCCAGGTGCTGACCGCCAAACCCCGCAATGGCCTCGCCGGTGACACAGAGACCTTTCGCAAGGTAGAGCCGGGCCAAGCCATTCCActcaccactgtgcctggccagGGGCCCCCACCGGGAGGCCAGCCTGACCCAGAGCTACTGCAGTTTTGCCGGACACCCAATCCTGCTCTCAGGAATGGCCAGTACTGGGTGTGA